The Arachis ipaensis cultivar K30076 chromosome B10, Araip1.1, whole genome shotgun sequence DNA window gacatggtattataACTCATGCATGTATTTTGTGTTTGTTCCATGCAGTATTTTAATATTTGGAGGATATAATGAAATAGAATGCCCCATAAGTCTTgcttttgtatgttttgtttctgTTTCCTACAACAATAAAGTAAATTCAGGCATGTGGATTGTGATTTTTTACATACCCAAGTATGTTTAAAGAGAAAAATCCCTTTGCATTTGAAAGTAGAAACCTTGAATAtgccaaaatttttattattgattGATGCTGAAATATGCAGGTTGTGAAAGGAAAGAACCAAGGTTAAGTTCCTCGGGTACATCTTCACTCTCCATCTCCATCACATTTTTTGTATTAGCTAATTCTCACCtctcattttttcttttcaaaaactgGCCTCTTTGGTACTTTGTGCGTTTTGCGCTTTCCAAACTTTTCAAATAATGGGGTATCATATTCTTCACTTCTGCAATGTTATTTGACCCAAAAATTGTTCCTTCTTAGTGATTTGTAATTTGTGATggtaattttgaataaaatgtaTTTCATGAACGGAACTAGAATTAGTATTTGCATCTGACAAttcctttttttatttgtttatacatATAGATGACTGTACCTAGAAATTTTTTTCAACTCAATATATTTTAGTTTTACTAAGAAAGGAGTTAACAAAACAAATTTACTTTTAAAGATTGTCTATATTGTATTCACTGATTGACTAAAAAGATTTAGAGTAACAATTTTTTAAAATGTGCATCCACGGAAGCTAATATGTTAAGGTTCTTCACTGAGGCTGATGTTGGTAAGAAGGATAGAGTGACAGATGCCTTGAATGCAACCAAGGCTGCCGTATAGTACCTGGTAAGTTATTAGCACTTGCAATTGTATACTCAGTTTCACATCCTAATAGGGACCTGACATAACCACATATTATGTTCTGCACAGGTGGTGGTGTTGCTCTTCTTTATATATCAAAGTGAGTTAGATAAGCTTCCAACTGCCAACTTTGATCAAAAGATAGGTGTACAAAATATCCAAAATGCTTTAAAAAACAGAGAATATGTAGTTAAATCAGTAAGTAGTAATGTGACAGAaataaaattgttttcaaaattgTTATAGTACAAATTATCTTATTTTTTCAATTCAATATTCCTTGTGTGGAGAAAATGCCACGCAAATCATCTTCAATATAAGATTGATGCAGAAAGTGGCATACAAATCACTATAAATTGGTGATAAATAAGAAGGAATATATTCATACATCAACAAACAAAATCACACAAAGTATTGTAGCATCAACAAACAAAGTTCcaacatcaaatttaaaaaagaaaacaagttCATTCCTAAATCTtgtttagtttttctctaaggtAACGTTACTGCGGTGTCTCCTGCAAGCTCATGTTCTCCAATGCCAAATGCAGTGCCTCTAAGGTTGCATTGGCCACAAGATTTCCATCCTTAATCTTGACAGGGCTAGCCTCAGAGAGAAGGTCCAAGCATAGTGGTTGACACACCTCTTGAAGCAGGGCGTGAGACTTGCAATACCCTAAAAGAAATTGTTCAGTTACATGACTTACATCACTCGGACTTGTTTCAACATATTGAGGTGTTGAGGATTGAACATAAGCTGAAGCCTGCATCATCTCAATCAAACAATTTAACAAATAAAGACTGACATCAATCAATTGTACCAAGAAAAGATCAACTGAAAAGGTAGATGATTATACATACAGGATATCCAGGTACTGATGATTCATCAGATTGGGGATGACGAGGAAAGTCCTCTTTGAAGCCGAGAATATGATTTGCCATCATAATGGCGTAAGATTCTGACAAGTCACTCGTGCCAGATGCCTTCTTAGACTCAAACCTCAGCAGAGAGAACCAATTTGAAGCATCATTTAAGGCTTCCATGGCAAGGCGATGGCCTTGGATGGTGGTGAGATCGCAGGAGAGAGCAATGTGGGTGCAGAGGGCTGCCAGGTTGAAGAGAACAGAGGCCTTCTCCAAATGGATGTTATGCTGAGAAGAGTCCTGTTGCGGGATGATGACATTGTACCAAACAAAGATAGGTGGGTTGGGTGTGGCATTCATAGGGAAGAAAGGCTCAATCATGCAAAGGTATTTGAAATAAAGGCTCATTGCGCAATTTGTGTAGCATTTCTAGAAAGCCTTCTACTCTCTTTGCCACGCTCTCAGA harbors:
- the LOC107621915 gene encoding uncharacterized protein LOC107621915, whose product is MSLYFKYLCMIEPFFPMNATPNPPIFVWYNVIIPQQDSSQHNIHLEKASVLFNLAALCTHIALSCDLTTIQGHRLAMEALNDASNWFSLLRFESKKASGTSDLSESYAIMMANHILGFKEDFPRHPQSDESSVPGYPASAYVQSSTPQYVETSPSDVSHVTEQFLLGYCKSHALLQEVCQPLCLDLLSEASPVKIKDGNLVANATLEALHLALENMSLQETPQ